TGGCTTGCAATCAGTGGTGCGTAACGTGGAAAGCAGTAGCCTAATGATTTCCCGAGactgtttgttttactgtagtgTTTGTAGCTGTTTTACTGTAATTTCAAAGCCTTACATAATATGTCCATAGATTGTTCTTGAAATATTACTAGCCTAATACGAAGAGACCTGGATGCAGTTGCGCGTAAGAGAGAGCGTATACCATTTGAGGTGCGAGTGACTGGATAAGTTAGCACTTCATCTTTTCATCTGGTTTATTAAAGCCGGGACATCTACGGACATGGGTGCCATTTCTGATGGCAGGTTAAACAATGATAGTCTACATATTTGTGTCTAAAGCATTACTTACGCGTGGCTCACCAACATCACTTTTGAGGTGTTATGTTCCTGCTGAATAAGTCTGTCTTTATTTCTTCCTTATTGGTCCCTTACGAACTGCGCGCTCACTTACGGCGAGTGCCAACACCTTTCCATTCACACTTGACGCCTTTGCATTTGTtagtcacacacactgcaggGTGAAGTGTGACAATCCATGGTTAACATAATGCATTCACACCTCGATGTCACAATAGACCACGCGTGCCATTTGGGCAGCCGTCTCGTGCTGGCGCAACTTTTAGCGCCACAGTTGTTTCACATTTGCTCGTGGAAACTCTTTGAAGATGACAATGCCACCGTGGGAAAGATGAGAGAGGGTGACGACGCACACGTGGCACTTGTTGATTAAGTGGTGTGAACCCGAGAGCCCTCTGAAGATGTAGATTAAGTAACAGCCTTGGTTGCATTATAGCTCCACACGCCACACTTCATAGGAATACACATTTTCTCTTAACTCATTAATACTAAGATGTAGCTAATGTTTGATGCGCCTGTATTACTTTGTGCAGaatttagtttgttatgtttttgTAGGTGTGGCTTTAGATCTTACCAGGGACAACAAATGTGGTTTTTTTAAGATCAactcatttacagatatttttgtGTTGAACGCTACCCTTGtttaataaatgaataaaaggtaCATTACGTTAGAAAAGCACCATATGAGCATACAATACACTGTTAAAATGAGTGTATTTTGACTCGATCTGATCTGACAGTGCATGAGATTATGCACTTGGTTGATATTGTACCATCTGGTGCAAATTCCACAATAGTTTTAGGAAATTCAATTAATGTCTTAGTCTTTTGGGAAGTTACCCGCTTTACCCAGGTGATGGTACAACCTTTAGGGCGATACATAACATGTTGTGCAGTTTTCATTATCTCTACCTCATAAATATAAAGCAACGTTCAGAGAAATCTGTGGATTGTATAATCTATTCACCTCCATTGTATTGGGGACAGAggtgaacatttaaaaaactggGCCAATCAAAACAAAACTGTTGGCCTTGCTAGATACAGCTGGGAGCAAACATCAGGTGTCGGTGAATCAACCAACATTTTGTAGCTTGACGCTTTTTGACCTCCAAATAACTCCACCAATCACCATCTGGTTGTGAATACAGAGTCTTTATTGTAAAAGAGGTAGAGAGAATACAGGTGTTTCACTGTACAGAAAAAAGACAGCACTGCTGATATATCCATTCAAACCATTGACATGGAGTCACACTCGCCTCACTCATTTTACAGGGACACATAAGCCCGGTAGAAAACAAACAGAACagagaaacaaacacacaaaatcTTTGGATTTTTCTCTATTGTCTTCTCATTCACTAAATGCATTCTCTCTTTTTCTGAGCGGTTAAAATGATAATAGTTGTAGCATTAAAAATAAAACGGCAATAATATTGATAATAACGATATAGAGTGATAAAAACAATGATACTACTGTCCCCACCCCCGTTCCTTCccaaccacaaacacacacctcaGTAACATTTGACAAGTGGTGGAGAACAAACCCTTCACCCTGATAATAAAACCACAcctgcatgcatgcatgcacaccacacacacacacacacacacacacacacacacacacacacacacacacacacacacacacacacacacccacacacacacacacacacacacacaccgacacacacacacacacacacacacacacacacacacacacacacacacacacacacacacacacacacacacacacacacacatttgtcacTCTACCATCCGTGCACTCAGCTAATCAAACAGACATAATAATGACCTACGCTGAGTGGTAAGAAAAGAATAAAATACAacgtacatttaaaataatcaaaCCAAACAAACAATGTACAAAAACAACGCAGCCAAGTGGGAAGTGTATGATCATTCTTTCGGTCTTTTCTGCCATCAATCTTCCGTCGCTGTCATTCTGTGCCAGTGGGCAGGGTCCTCAGTCAGAGTTGTCCGAGTGGTCGCTGTGGGGCGAGGCACCGGCGGGGGGCGAGTTACGACCGTTCCAGTTCCCGTTAGCCTGGGAaatagaaagaaaaacaaagagactTAGTGTCAGAGGACAACATGGGCCTTATGTCTGCTTTGCACTTACCATTTTTTAAcaccacttttttttttaacaccttAACCAACAAGGGTGCATCATTAGTGCATCGACTCTACATAATCACAAGATGCTTTGGATTAATTTCACATGTTCTGGGTAGCTTCCATCACAGTTTATGTGGGGGAATTAAGTGCAAAAGGCTTGAAATAAATGTAGGATATAGTTAAATGTGTTTATTGTGCATTTTGTGGAAGGTGTAAGGAGAGTCTGTAAAGGAggtgaaaagaaacaacaaaacGGGACTAATGGATACAGAAATGTATAAAGCCATAATATTAACACAATATTTGTGTGTTATTAACATGATTTTagtgtttgttttttcaaatgtcATAGTTATCAATAAAAGTATATTGTTAGACCAATCACATTAATTAAAAGACCAAaaccaacgtgtgtgtgtgtgtgtcagtatgAAGGAACTCAGTGCAACAGTGACGCTCAATGTGTTTGATAGCTTTTCGAATGAAGCTCTTTGACATAGAAGAATAATATATATCAATTTTGACTAGATcaatttattgttgttttttatgtttcatgagATTTGTTGACGGAAATAAAATATCTCCAGCCTGATCATTTCAACATGTTTGGAACTACTGCATGAGTGGTATAAAGTACCTGTACTCCCATTGGGTAAGCGGCCTGATCGCCGTTCACAGGGGGAACTCCCAAAAACAGGTCAGCTGacccagacagagagaaggatccAGATCCTAAAGACAGACAACAGAGCGTTAGAAAcggtttctgtgttgctgtagcAGTTTGGGGTGGAACACTATGAATATGTGGTTATTGGTATAATCGATGTCTATATTGTGTGTTATATTGCCTTGAAATGTGAAGTCTCAGGGGGTCTTAAAAAAGACCTAAAACTTGCAGAAATGCTCTTTATATGCTCTATATCAAGCCAACATGTTCAGCCTGTACGGCTTGAGCAGTTAGATGCTGTACCTTACAGCTTAAGCTGTAACATTATGATTCATACAAGCCAGTAGCCAATTACACTGAGGCAGGGAAAGTGAGTCTAGCAGTCACAGAGCAGGTGAAGTACTGAAAAAACCCACTATGTGCTTGCTCAATGTCTGACAACCACAAGCCTTTCTGATTCCCTGAGCCTCAGGATATACAGTGTGTTAAGGTTAGGCATATGATTGACACGTTCTGGTACAGGGACAAAGGGAGGAAGAGAGGGAAAAAAATGCAGAAATGTTTTAAAGCCAGCAGCTGCAGACTGTAGCTTTGGTTTATTCGTAGTACCTGTGGAGTTAGGAGTGTGCGGGGAGTCGTTGCCCTGCCGGACCACCAAGGCTGTTTTCATGGCATAAAGGTTCGCCTCCTCTTGGAACTTGCCAATGTTTTTCTTGTAGCGGATTCTTTTGTTGCCAAACCAGTTGGAGACCTGGcagtaaataaaaacaatacaaaggtcagtttactCTTTCAATTAAATTGATAAATCCTGAGCAATAAATTGTTAACGCATAAAGCAAATTGTAATTGACGAATTACAAGAGAGGTGTCTTTTAGCTCGAGTATAGAAATCCTGACACTTTTTGTTTCACCATCACAGAAACTCAACTACAGACCGCTTTAGAAACATTGAATGTCAACCCTAGATGGATTCAAAACAATAAACCCTCATCCTTTCTTTCTCCACCACCCTTTATTGAGGCTCACTCCTTAATGTACAGTCAGGTTTACCTGAGAGACGGTGATTCCACACGATTTGGCAAGTTCCTCTTTGGCTTCTTCACTGGGGTAGGGGTTGGACAGGTGGGAGTAGAAATACTCGTTCAGACCCTCTGTGGCCTGTTTGCTGAAGTTGCGCCTCTTGCGCCTGATGAAAGACAAACAGGcatattatttaattattcaacctttatttatactcgAGAACTTTGAGGGCAACCCTCATTTACTGTGACATTAAATAAATTACTAATTACAaagaaaaaagttaaaaaacaaCGAGatataaagagaagaggccacaCAATTATGATAACACTAAATATCCATTGACATTTCTTAGATTCTGTTAGTCCAAGCggtttttttcttcaaatatttgtatgaaaataaaataattctCAAGTTAGTACACGTGTCTGATTATTAAAAAATACTCTGTACTATGAAGGTTAAtagcaaaaatatatattggtTTACAGAACTCGAAATTGATAGATACATCCTACATCAAGGAAAAGTGGGAGCGAGAAGCACATTTCACCATTACGACAAAAGAATGGGGACAAATATGTAAACAACAATGAAAGACAACCAATTCCCAGACCTGGACGGAGTTTTAATGGAAGAAcacggggtgtttctcaatctcgagtacgcttgcttggtagcaaaTGTCTGCCGAGCATCttggcaagaatacttcctggcattcggaaaacaaaaggttcatctcaatacccctcctcgactcctctatTCCCCTCCTtcgggacttgacccggaaatcgatcaagatATGCCATGTTtcgaggaggggtgagggaggagaCACAAGAGCAGACTATGCGGAAGTGTTTTCTCACGtataaaagccccgcccccaccttcacagctggttGATTTCAACACAGGAAAACGGAGAAATGGAAGAATGAGTGGAAAAGCATCGCATACATGtataagtgctcacagctccgtgggaattattatgtgcaattcatttcttAAGGTTATACTAACAATTGAAGTCATGTTTAATGATCTTGAACGTCACTAAAACATAGCTATTAAGAAAGCCATTTCATAAATGGCTAGTGCTTGATAAATAATAATTacttttattgttttgtgttaagATATTCAGGagttaaattatttaaaattcAGTCCTGAATGTGGGTTTGTGGTGAATGTGGGGAACTACAGGACACACATTTTCAGAGTCAGGCTTTCACATTATAATAAATtaaatttttatttaaatgtaggctacattttataccaaaacggaacacaaaagcaagacccaccatcatacattgaattccttgactaacaagagaaagattcattcatttaaataaatatttaataacaaatgggccggttctcaggggttattcagttaagcccgatgagaggggatacagATGTGCACATGTCGTCATTAACAGAAGTCGTATAAAAGTGATattgagtgaacgaggacatcccaattaatacctgaggactcctctgtcctcgcgtctcctcctcgtgtctctcgctcgcatcttacggaggcggagctaagacgcaaggaagggacacaagtgagggaaaggaggaggcGAAATATTCAACTGAGATGAGCctaaagagtggaacaggctagcaagtgtgcaggtgtgcatcACATGAgaagccccgccttacattttccgccacagatttggggaaattggtccgtgcgcaaagcattgtggggattttaagaccgcggagtctacacatgtgcagcctcgaaatttctccaaacgaagtacgccgggctcggtagaattccaagtatgctggacattggaatagtccttcggcggcactcgacgacgtagtatgcttgaaatagtggctctgcagcagctttactcgcgattgagaaacaccaaCGGTCAGGTTCTTCATCACGCCTGCTAAAGGGAAGTATAGGGAAACTGGGGCGGCCTGCTGGAGGATATGCGGTAATGTTAATGCCAACCACTTACTcctgttctgggaatgtccatCCATAATCCTTCTTTGGACTCAGGTCCACAATTATACGGTAAAAATACTTCATGCAAAAGTACTATTGAAATTTTAAGTGATGTCCCTGGGGAAAGTAGACTTTGATATAATGGATAATGACAATAAGTACATGTTTAACATTTTAAGGGTGGCAACCAAAACATCTATAACGAGGAAGTGGATGAGCCAAGAGGTTCCGACGGCGGGAGAGTGGATGGACGTGATTCATGAGATATATGTAATGGAAAAGTTGACATATGCACTGATACTACAGAGTGAAACATTTGAGAAGAGGTGGAAGGAATGGCGGGATTTGGTGAGGCCCACAAGGCCAGATTTTGTTTAGCTTAAAATAGGAAGATTGCTGAATgactgttaaaggtcccatgtcatggccatttccacagatcataattccattgttgaggtctactagaatagatttatattgtgcaattttccaaactcacattggtttctcatacagcatctctgtaaactacgtgtattcactaaattttactctctgcctttaacggctcgttgtagctccaatagctccagcacccaccctccctgtgagctcagtgtgctctgattggtcgggacattgtcgcgctgagctccgtggaggtgttgtttccttgtttagcgatgcacatcgaaacacagccaaactcatcctgagcacacacaaagtcacagccgaagtaaaaacaataagtgtggcttgatattgagtaagaaaaaggttgataaacgctgtgagaatgggtctgcagagagaatttcgccacgatcccaactgtctgttatcagcctgcagccagggaagagcaatcagcagagctgcctgcactgagtgtgtgaggaagtctgtggattggtcaatttggaccaatcagcgggggcttaacgcaACGGCTTAACGCAACGGCTTAACGCAACGGCTCCACGGACgtgacgtaacggctccacggattggtccatttggttccGGGTAACGCATGACCGTATCGCGTCATAGCTCTGGGCGCGGCTACTGGCCATTCCTACGTCAcaatacccaggaagtaaacaatggacaatgacgtatcttcaacgaggcgttttgaggaagtattttctgtgttagagttttactcgctacagggtgtactttgagggttttgactctgcacaccgtttacatgcataaaaaccttcataacacacaaggggacgggtaataaccggaaaagcatgacatgggacctttaaagagctCTTGCCTGCGAGCAAGAGACAAATAGTCCTGATGTGATGTCGTTTGTGTTCTTATTTGTCTATGCATAAATCTGTCTGTATTTCTCCGAGTGTTGTACCTATGTTTGTTAACCTGTAAagaaaggaaaataaaaaaaacaactacACACGCCTACCTGGCATCAAGGAAGCGGGACCTCAGGATCATGACAGCCTCACAGGTGCTCTGCTTCAGCTGGGTCTGGATGGTGCTGAACTTGCGGTGGATGATGCCCACCATGCGCTCAATCTCTCGCGGAGTCACGGGCCGCGTACGGGACTGCTCTCTCAGCAGGTTCATCAC
This genomic window from Pseudochaenichthys georgianus chromosome 16, fPseGeo1.2, whole genome shotgun sequence contains:
- the pbx2 gene encoding pre-B-cell leukemia transcription factor 2, which codes for MLQQQPLTGNGPSSGRGLGLSEHPGMHALNSVQQPSQHRSDDSALEGTENGHENRRDIGDILQQIMTITDQSLDEAQAKKHALNCHRMKPALFSVLCEIKEKTGLSMRNAQEDESQDPQLVRLDNMLLAEGVAGPEKGGGAAAAVSAATSSGGMSPDSSLEHSDYKIKLTQIRGIYHTELEKYEQACTEFTTHVMNLLREQSRTRPVTPREIERMVGIIHRKFSTIQTQLKQSTCEAVMILRSRFLDARRKRRNFSKQATEGLNEYFYSHLSNPYPSEEAKEELAKSCGITVSQVSNWFGNKRIRYKKNIGKFQEEANLYAMKTALVVRQGNDSPHTPNSTGSGSFSLSGSADLFLGVPPVNGDQAAYPMGVQANGNWNGRNSPPAGASPHSDHSDNSD